The stretch of DNA tcaaacttaactgtTTAAGCCtcaaactttttcgtgaaactgcaCCCAGGCCTACAAAATAAGCACCgaaaatcacaattattatcgACATCTTGAAACGTCAGATGACATCGTGCACGTTGACTCCCTTGGATAACGCATAGTAGGGATCAATGTATTAAATTGAGTCATTTCATCGTCAATTTCAGTTCCAAGTCGACCATAAACTGAAAGGCAAAAACGCTATTAAAtccaaaacaaagaaacagTTAGGCGATGACTACATTTTGATGTTTGAAGCAAAGGTAAGCAAAAACTCGATTTAATTTAAGTCGGTTATCGACAAAAATGAGTTACGTCGGAGCGGGTAGTGATATTCAGCTTTTTTGTTCATCCCCCAATAAACCGTAAAGGCATTCAAAACAGAAGGCGAAGAAGAACTTGTTGCTGTGACGAAAGCCGCTGAAAAACTCAGCATCAAAAAGGCACCAAAAGAGGTAAAACCGCTATCACTGTCTAATACCGGTACTAGTCTCACTTTAATAGGCTGGAAGAAGTAACTTTTAATCGATGTAGATTTTTTCGTTTCAAAGATTTATTCGCATTCTTTATTCTAAGGAGCAAAAGGTCGAAGAACCCAAATACACGAAGAAGGTGTTGAAAAAAGGCGACAAAAAGACTTATCCTCAAAAAGGCGACTCGGTGGAATTATTCTACACCGGTAAATTAGCGGACGGCACAATATTCGAAAGTAATGTCGTAGGAGGTaagttttgaaatgatttttttagcGCGCTTATTCGTCATTCGTTGAATTCGAGAAATTGTGGattgatttgaaatgaatctgACAAAAATCCTGGCGTATTTGTCCAAATACGCATCAGTGTTACCTGATTTTTGGTCGCCGCAGTCAACATTGAGAGTCTTCATTGGCACCAttataacaaaaattgatctacaggggccagttgcacagtcgtgacttaagtccaaaagtggtcttaaatcttaagactggtcttaagtttttagattagctatagaactaagttggtcttaggctggtcttaagtctaagccatgactatgcaactggccccagaaaaCAAAATAAGATATTCAATGGGGATCTGTAGACACTATTATATGGCAGTTTATACAATGCTGaaccagggtccagtttcataCTGCGGTCAAACCTGCTTAAATCCAAATGTTGGTCTAATAAACTGGATGAATTTGGTTGGTTGGTTCCGAATGATTCCCATTAAGGGGTTCTACTGTATGACACGATACTAaatatgaaacttaaagtAAGCTTTGTCATCCGTGAAACAGGGCCCTGATCTCTGGTGTTTGATTGATGAGGTTTAGGATACTGCAGAGCCAGTATTCCTAAAGATGACCAGATaatagtattcctgaagatgaataCGACATTGAATAGGATATCAATCGATATctcgaaaaatatttattgcTGACTCATTTGACATGATAATTTTCAGTAAGAAAAGGTAAAAAGCCCCAAGCTTTTCCATTCAAGATCGGAAACGGATCACTCATTAGAGGGGTACGTATGCATGTATGTACTGTCAATGTTTGTTATAATGCCATCTTTTTTTAACCCCATTTAAGacccagggtccagttccatagttaagacttaagtcaaaaagtggtttaaaatcttaagactggtcttaaactgttagattagctatagaactaagatggtcttagactggtcttaagtctaagccatgactatggaaccgggccCAGCAGGCTAGTGCGTTCACTTTTTATCCTTCGTCCATCCATTCATCCATacgtagatggaatccagttatttcggGAAGTTTTTAAGATGTCAGTGTCTActggattgtcttgatatttgagttACACTTGTATCTACCATAGACACAGCTTCAGCCCAAAATCTGGGCCTGTCAAAATCAACATgaccgactggcagccatctttgttAGCAGAAATCagcatttttgaacttttccggggaaattttgaagacgcttcaatcaATTATCTGCATCTTTCACATGTGTTTTATCCCCGCATAACCCATCAGCATAAGCCTGAATTGGGTTGATCCAACACGGGAAGGCCATCCTGC from Tubulanus polymorphus chromosome 11, tnTubPoly1.2, whole genome shotgun sequence encodes:
- the LOC141912799 gene encoding peptidyl-prolyl cis-trans isomerase FKBP3-like — protein: MADITRQWTDEQLDSDALSKKDILTFLQQNASQQFQVDHKLKGKNAIKSKTKKQLGDDYILMFEAKAFKTEGEEELVAVTKAAEKLSIKKAPKEEQKVEEPKYTKKVLKKGDKKTYPQKGDSVELFYTGKLADGTIFESNVVGVRKGKKPQAFPFKIGNGSLIRGLDEALLTMSVGEKVELVIEPEWAYGKNGYERKNKEGISIPPNETLTFELEIHRTC